From a region of the Gordonia sp. PP30 genome:
- a CDS encoding SDR family oxidoreductase has product MGKRQLDGLVIAVTGGAAGIGRQIAEQAAWAGARVAIGDRNAEAAAATASELGAGMRSYPLDVTDEASFTTFLDDVERDLGPLDVLVNNAGVMWVGPFDAEPETATEAMFAVNVLGVIRGIRLAAPRMRERGGGHVVTIASAASKLAPPGEASYAASKHAVLGYLTGVREELRGSGVHISAILPGVVDTALAAGTDTGAAKLLSPDDVAAAVLRVISAPRFITTIPSYVGPLVAVSGLLPQGIRDVLLRRAVPDQVAAAAKADRSGYEKDALG; this is encoded by the coding sequence ATGGGGAAGAGACAGCTCGACGGGCTCGTGATCGCGGTGACCGGCGGCGCCGCGGGCATCGGACGGCAGATCGCCGAACAGGCGGCATGGGCGGGCGCCCGCGTCGCTATCGGCGACCGCAATGCCGAGGCCGCGGCCGCGACGGCGAGCGAACTCGGCGCCGGGATGCGCAGCTACCCGCTCGACGTCACCGACGAAGCGTCGTTCACGACCTTCCTGGATGACGTCGAACGGGATCTCGGCCCGCTCGACGTCCTGGTCAACAACGCCGGGGTCATGTGGGTGGGCCCGTTCGACGCCGAACCGGAGACCGCCACCGAGGCCATGTTCGCGGTGAACGTGCTCGGCGTGATCCGCGGCATCCGGCTCGCCGCGCCCCGCATGCGCGAGCGTGGCGGCGGCCACGTCGTCACCATCGCGTCCGCGGCCTCCAAGCTCGCACCGCCCGGCGAGGCCAGCTACGCCGCCAGCAAGCACGCGGTCCTCGGCTATCTCACCGGCGTCCGCGAGGAGTTGCGGGGGAGCGGAGTCCATATCTCGGCGATCCTGCCCGGCGTGGTCGACACCGCCCTCGCGGCGGGCACCGACACCGGTGCGGCGAAGCTGCTGTCCCCGGACGACGTCGCCGCCGCCGTGCTCCGGGTGATCTCCGCACCGCGTTTCATCACCACCATCCCGTCGTACGTCGGCCCGCTGGTCGCGGTGTCCGGCCTGCTCCCGCAGGGGATTCGGGACGTTCTGCTGCGCCGCGCGGTGCCCGATCAGGTCGCCGCCGCGGCGAAGGCCGATCGAAGCGGCTACGAGAAGGATGCTCTGGGCTAG
- a CDS encoding SRPBCC family protein — MPSFSQTRSIVVDADPSAIRPLIDDFHRWVEWSPWEGLDPELKRSYSGPDAGVGARYEWSGNRKAGSGSMEITASTPDRIDLDLEFVAPFKASNKATFALESAGSGTRVSWTMRGERNLLFAVMGPLFFDRAIAKDFDRGLAALKDLAERR, encoded by the coding sequence ATGCCCTCGTTCTCGCAGACACGCAGCATCGTCGTCGATGCCGACCCTTCGGCGATCCGCCCGCTCATCGACGATTTCCACCGGTGGGTCGAATGGTCGCCGTGGGAGGGGCTCGATCCCGAGTTGAAGCGGTCGTATTCCGGCCCGGACGCCGGGGTCGGAGCGCGCTACGAGTGGTCCGGGAACCGGAAGGCGGGCAGCGGATCGATGGAGATCACGGCGTCGACCCCGGATCGGATCGACCTCGATCTGGAGTTCGTCGCACCGTTCAAGGCGTCCAACAAGGCCACCTTCGCGCTCGAATCCGCGGGCTCGGGGACCCGCGTCTCGTGGACCATGCGCGGGGAACGCAACCTGCTGTTCGCGGTGATGGGCCCGCTCTTCTTCGATCGCGCCATCGCCAAGGACTTCGATCGCGGCCTCGCCGCCCTGAAGGACCTCGCGGAACGGCGTTAG
- a CDS encoding DedA family protein produces the protein MHEITEWLTNVVDMAPAWAVYLVVVGVLYSETAVLICGLIMPSEAVLIAAGVAAAVGQPNIYILILCAVAAALCGDLTGYALGRHSGPRIMDSWAGRKFGEQQWERAQQRVRYNSYVTVPIGRWIGYVRTLVPIAAGMSRVPVSRYALATFLGGSTWASTVLLLAYLLGAAAGVRLMGMMVICLVSAAVLMVLIRWLFHRVKVRREAEAGRESASV, from the coding sequence ATGCACGAGATCACCGAATGGTTGACCAATGTCGTCGACATGGCGCCCGCATGGGCCGTGTACCTGGTGGTCGTCGGTGTGCTCTACTCCGAGACGGCGGTGCTGATCTGCGGGCTCATCATGCCGAGCGAAGCCGTCCTGATCGCGGCGGGCGTCGCGGCAGCGGTCGGCCAGCCGAACATCTACATCCTGATCCTCTGCGCGGTCGCCGCGGCACTGTGCGGCGACCTGACCGGCTACGCCCTCGGCCGGCATTCCGGTCCGCGCATCATGGATTCGTGGGCCGGCCGCAAGTTCGGTGAACAGCAGTGGGAGCGCGCCCAGCAACGGGTGCGCTACAACAGCTATGTCACGGTGCCGATCGGGCGCTGGATCGGCTACGTCCGCACCCTGGTGCCGATCGCCGCGGGGATGTCGCGTGTGCCGGTGAGCAGGTATGCGCTGGCCACCTTCCTCGGCGGCTCCACCTGGGCGTCGACCGTGCTGCTGCTGGCCTACCTGCTCGGCGCGGCCGCGGGCGTCCGGCTGATGGGCATGATGGTGATCTGCCTGGTCAGCGCGGCGGTGCTGATGGTGCTGATCCGGTGGCTGTTCCATCGGGTCAAGGTGCGCCGCGAGGCGGAAGCCGGCCGCGAGTCGGCGTCGGTTTAG
- a CDS encoding YqgE/AlgH family protein: MAGDDLRGPVQVKPGSLLIASTLLTAPTFARTVIYVIEHDENGTLGVVLNRMSQAAVFNILPQWSELAASPRAVFIGGPVQAESAVCLGVAKSGVDLDTQPRLHRVRGPVCMVDLDADPDELEPILTGVRIFAGYAGWSAGQLGEELDEGSWIVATGLPADLLAPATVDVWHAVLRRQEWPLPLLATYPADPLTN; this comes from the coding sequence GTGGCTGGCGATGACCTTCGCGGACCGGTGCAGGTGAAACCCGGTTCCCTGCTGATCGCGTCGACCCTGCTGACCGCTCCGACCTTCGCTCGCACCGTCATCTACGTCATCGAGCACGACGAGAACGGCACCCTCGGCGTGGTGCTGAACCGGATGAGTCAGGCGGCGGTGTTCAACATCCTTCCCCAGTGGTCGGAGCTGGCGGCGTCCCCGCGCGCGGTCTTCATCGGCGGGCCGGTCCAGGCCGAGTCGGCGGTGTGCCTGGGAGTGGCCAAATCGGGGGTCGACCTGGACACGCAGCCGCGTCTGCATCGGGTGCGGGGACCGGTGTGCATGGTCGACCTCGACGCCGACCCCGACGAACTCGAGCCGATCCTCACCGGGGTGCGGATCTTCGCCGGTTACGCGGGCTGGAGTGCCGGCCAGCTCGGTGAGGAACTGGACGAGGGCAGCTGGATCGTCGCGACCGGGCTGCCGGCCGATCTGCTCGCCCCGGCGACCGTCGATGTCTGGCACGCGGTGCTGCGGCGCCAGGAATGGCCGCTCCCCCTGCTCGCGACCTACCCGGCGGACCCGCTGACCAACTGA
- a CDS encoding MFS transporter, with amino-acid sequence MGFIRSLGHSPGLWRLLLVRLTSQLSDGAFQAALAFSILFNPDRHTDPMAVAAGFAVLLLPYSLIGPFAGALLDHWDRRRVLVWVNVLRAAAVALVALAMASSAPAGVVLVAALVVTGCSRFVASGLSASLPHVASREVLIEMNAFFTTLGAAVLGLGAGISAGLRAVFGSGDNGSAATLLAGAAIALISAGIAAGFDRRFLGPDTPDDRGHSALYAVAHGLRHGLRAAASTRTVAVVLSAIGVHRFVFGINTLMLLLIVRSVNLGPIRGHDVGALAVIGGGVAIGALVAAFTTPLLVHRIGRRWTIVTGLAVATAAELSLVHISWTTICVSAVALGLAGQTIKLCGDLAMQADISDTYRGQVFAVQDALFNTAFVVAMFLGASILPLDGIAPTLVLLCGGLYFFAAVGVWLRHPRDRRTSAVSAPPAAMRPRSL; translated from the coding sequence GTGGGGTTCATCCGGTCGCTCGGGCATTCGCCCGGTCTCTGGCGCCTGCTCCTGGTCCGGCTGACCAGCCAACTGAGCGACGGCGCCTTCCAGGCCGCGCTCGCTTTCTCCATCCTGTTCAACCCGGATCGGCACACCGATCCGATGGCGGTCGCCGCCGGATTCGCGGTCCTGCTGCTGCCGTATTCGCTGATCGGACCGTTCGCCGGGGCGCTGCTCGACCACTGGGACCGGCGACGGGTACTGGTGTGGGTCAACGTCTTACGGGCCGCCGCCGTCGCTCTCGTCGCCCTCGCGATGGCGTCGAGCGCCCCGGCCGGGGTGGTGCTGGTGGCCGCGCTGGTGGTGACCGGCTGCAGCCGGTTCGTGGCCTCGGGTCTGTCCGCCTCCCTGCCGCATGTCGCGTCGCGCGAGGTCCTGATCGAGATGAACGCCTTCTTCACGACGCTCGGCGCGGCGGTGCTGGGTCTCGGCGCCGGTATCTCGGCCGGGCTGCGGGCCGTGTTCGGTTCGGGCGACAACGGCTCGGCGGCCACCCTGCTGGCGGGCGCGGCCATCGCCCTGATCTCGGCGGGCATCGCCGCCGGTTTCGACCGACGATTCCTGGGACCGGACACCCCGGACGACCGCGGGCACAGCGCGCTCTACGCCGTCGCCCACGGGCTGCGGCACGGATTACGCGCGGCCGCCTCCACCCGGACCGTCGCCGTGGTCCTGTCGGCGATCGGCGTGCACCGCTTCGTCTTCGGCATCAACACCCTGATGCTGCTGCTCATCGTGCGCTCGGTGAACCTGGGTCCGATCCGCGGGCACGACGTCGGTGCCCTCGCGGTGATCGGCGGCGGGGTGGCGATCGGGGCTCTGGTCGCCGCGTTCACCACTCCGCTTCTGGTGCACCGGATCGGCCGGCGCTGGACCATCGTCACCGGTCTGGCCGTCGCGACCGCCGCCGAGCTCAGCCTGGTGCACATCAGCTGGACCACGATCTGCGTGAGCGCGGTCGCCCTCGGGCTGGCCGGTCAGACCATCAAGCTGTGCGGCGACCTCGCCATGCAGGCCGACATCTCCGACACCTACCGCGGACAGGTGTTCGCGGTGCAGGACGCGCTCTTCAACACCGCGTTCGTGGTCGCCATGTTCCTCGGCGCGTCGATCCTGCCGCTCGACGGCATCGCGCCCACGCTGGTGCTGCTGTGCGGCGGGCTGTACTTCTTCGCCGCGGTCGGTGTCTGGCTGCGCCACCCGCGTGACCGCAGAACATCGGCCGTCTCAGCGCCGCCGGCGGCAATGCGCCCTCGCAGCCTCTGA
- a CDS encoding aminotransferase class V-fold PLP-dependent enzyme, with protein MYCSDLGEQWHAARIEPTITHLDSASAGRASRAAIETITAHLWREAERGSYVAAEEQASARARGRRALASLVGHTPDELSYRDSARACLRALLNSWNLPIASTVWVATNEFGPNLDEFERRGIAVRTMPSADVYGRVDVDALENMLQFEQPDFIHVCMIGSASGVVQPVLEIVEVAHHAGVPVVVDMAQAVGHVPTVTGADIVYGTARKWLTGPRGVGFLAVRADALRAVEVDSSEAYVAGALGLGQAVAELQEIGQQRVFRELAEIGQITRERLNGIGSWEVLEPVDEPSALVTLAPPPGWQPSDVLTAKRALQETGILVTCADSWRAPLANDQSVLRVSPHLDVRRSQLDALAAAIRTMGY; from the coding sequence ATGTACTGCAGCGACCTGGGGGAACAGTGGCATGCGGCGCGGATCGAGCCCACGATCACGCACCTGGACTCCGCGTCGGCGGGTCGTGCCTCGCGCGCGGCGATCGAGACCATCACCGCACATCTGTGGCGGGAGGCGGAGCGCGGGTCGTATGTCGCGGCCGAGGAGCAGGCGTCGGCGCGGGCCCGTGGCCGCCGGGCGCTGGCCTCGCTGGTCGGGCACACGCCGGACGAGCTGAGCTACCGGGACAGTGCGCGCGCCTGCCTGCGCGCGCTGCTGAACAGCTGGAACCTGCCGATCGCGTCGACCGTCTGGGTGGCCACCAACGAATTCGGGCCGAATCTCGATGAGTTCGAGCGCCGCGGCATCGCGGTGCGGACCATGCCGTCGGCCGACGTCTACGGCCGGGTCGACGTCGATGCGCTGGAGAACATGCTGCAGTTCGAGCAGCCCGACTTCATCCACGTCTGCATGATCGGTTCGGCGAGCGGCGTGGTGCAGCCGGTGCTGGAGATCGTGGAGGTGGCTCACCACGCCGGGGTCCCGGTGGTGGTCGACATGGCGCAGGCCGTCGGTCATGTGCCGACCGTGACCGGCGCCGACATCGTCTACGGGACCGCCCGCAAGTGGCTGACCGGACCGCGCGGCGTCGGTTTCCTCGCGGTGCGTGCCGACGCGTTGCGCGCGGTGGAGGTGGATTCCTCCGAGGCCTACGTCGCCGGCGCTCTCGGGCTGGGGCAGGCCGTCGCCGAACTGCAGGAGATCGGGCAGCAGCGGGTCTTCCGCGAACTCGCCGAGATCGGCCAGATCACCCGGGAGCGGCTCAACGGGATCGGGTCGTGGGAGGTCCTCGAACCGGTCGACGAGCCGTCCGCCCTGGTCACCCTGGCTCCCCCGCCCGGCTGGCAGCCGAGTGACGTGCTCACCGCCAAGCGTGCCCTGCAGGAGACCGGAATCCTGGTGACCTGCGCCGATTCCTGGCGTGCACCCCTGGCGAACGACCAGTCGGTGCTGCGCGTCTCCCCGCACCTGGACGTGCGGCGGTCCCAGCTCGACGCCCTCGCCGCCGCCATCCGCACCATGGGTTACTGA
- a CDS encoding CCA tRNA nucleotidyltransferase: protein MTQSESTSRAVPGAPVDAAREERRARLLAAAAITLRDLGDVLTPLARRFADRGHQLYLVGGSVRDAVLGRLAGDLDFTTDARPEVIAEILADWADTVWDTGIAFGTVSGARHGHTVEITTFRADVYDRIGRNPTVTFGDTLEGDLIRRDFRVNAMAVKLAADGGQEFVDPLGGMDDLLAGVIDTPAAPEDSFNDDPLRMLRGIRFVSQLGFSLSERTLAATTAMAGEIERITAERIQVELDKLICGEYPIEAIDLLVETGLADRILPEVPGMKLTIDEHHQHKDVYQHSLTVLKQAIDLETGDPDPVLRWAALLHDIGKPATRRHEDNGGVSFHHHEVVGAKMVRKRMRALKYSKAMVDDVSQLVFLHLRFHGYGEGKWTDSAVRRYVTDAGPLLDRLHKLVRADCTTRNRRRAQRLQETYDHLEQRIAELQAAEDLNRVRPDLDGNAIMQLLGLEPGPLVGEAWKYLKELRLDSGPLSREEAEAALLQWWAQR, encoded by the coding sequence ATGACACAGAGTGAATCCACTTCGCGCGCCGTGCCCGGCGCGCCGGTGGATGCGGCCCGCGAGGAACGACGAGCCCGTCTGCTCGCGGCGGCGGCGATCACGCTTCGCGACCTGGGCGACGTCCTCACCCCGCTCGCGCGGCGATTCGCCGACCGCGGCCATCAGCTGTACCTGGTGGGCGGCAGCGTGCGCGACGCGGTGCTCGGCCGGCTGGCCGGCGACCTCGACTTCACCACCGACGCCCGGCCGGAGGTGATCGCCGAGATCCTCGCCGACTGGGCGGACACGGTATGGGACACCGGGATCGCCTTCGGCACGGTCAGCGGTGCCCGGCACGGGCACACCGTGGAGATCACCACCTTCCGCGCCGACGTGTACGACCGGATCGGCCGCAATCCGACGGTCACCTTCGGCGACACCCTGGAAGGTGACCTGATCCGCCGCGACTTCCGGGTCAACGCGATGGCGGTGAAGCTGGCGGCCGACGGCGGACAGGAGTTCGTCGACCCGCTCGGCGGCATGGACGACCTGCTGGCCGGCGTCATCGACACCCCGGCGGCGCCGGAGGACTCGTTCAACGACGACCCGCTGCGCATGCTGCGCGGGATCCGATTCGTCTCTCAACTGGGCTTCTCGCTGTCGGAGCGGACACTCGCGGCGACGACGGCGATGGCCGGCGAGATCGAGCGCATCACCGCCGAGCGCATCCAGGTGGAGCTGGACAAGCTGATCTGCGGCGAGTACCCGATCGAGGCCATCGACCTGCTCGTGGAGACCGGCCTCGCCGACCGGATCCTCCCCGAGGTGCCCGGCATGAAGCTCACCATCGATGAGCACCACCAGCACAAGGACGTCTACCAGCATTCGCTCACCGTGCTGAAGCAGGCGATCGACCTGGAGACCGGCGACCCGGACCCGGTGCTGCGCTGGGCGGCGCTGCTGCACGACATCGGCAAGCCGGCCACCCGGCGGCACGAGGACAACGGCGGCGTCAGCTTCCACCACCACGAGGTGGTCGGCGCCAAGATGGTCCGCAAACGGATGCGGGCGCTCAAGTACTCCAAGGCCATGGTCGACGACGTCTCCCAGCTGGTGTTCCTCCACCTGCGGTTCCACGGCTACGGTGAGGGCAAATGGACCGATTCGGCGGTCCGGCGCTACGTGACCGACGCCGGTCCGCTGCTCGACCGCCTGCACAAACTGGTCCGGGCGGACTGCACCACCCGCAACCGCCGTCGTGCGCAGCGGTTGCAGGAGACCTACGACCACCTCGAGCAGCGGATCGCCGAGCTGCAGGCGGCCGAGGACCTGAACCGGGTGCGCCCCGACCTCGACGGCAACGCGATCATGCAGTTGCTCGGTCTGGAACCCGGACCGCTGGTCGGCGAGGCGTGGAAGTACCTGAAGGAGCTGCGGCTCGATTCCGGTCCGCTGTCCCGCGAGGAGGCCGAGGCGGCCCTACTGCAGTGGTGGGCTCAGCGGTAG
- a CDS encoding NUDIX domain-containing protein, which translates to MSAESPVSRPDVVNDGPAAGDPQTPRPRRNRRGRRRGRRRGKGGQQQNTAAGASAAAAPAEQAAPRPKPGPPGAHRSGAAATADTCPKPSDLAPRRHARDEAGTPAAMPRTQRRPHGKNQDGGKNDAAGARLRTVRETSAGGLVLTNLDEPFEQLKAVLIGRIDRRGRMMWSLPKGHIETGETAEQTAIREIAEETGVTGAVVAPLGKIDYWFVSEGRRIHKTVHHFLLRYTGGELSDADYEVSAVAWVPLTELPRRLTYSDERRLARAAEGVIAELCSDPARLAQSEAEANRTEPNDYEKAAAARNQRRNEPPQAKPRRRRRRPRRSGAGSRTDGAS; encoded by the coding sequence GTGTCAGCTGAGTCCCCGGTGAGCCGACCGGACGTCGTGAACGACGGTCCGGCCGCTGGTGACCCGCAAACCCCCCGGCCACGCCGCAATCGTCGTGGCCGCCGCCGCGGACGTCGTCGCGGCAAGGGCGGCCAGCAGCAGAACACGGCCGCCGGCGCTTCCGCCGCGGCCGCCCCGGCGGAGCAGGCGGCTCCGCGGCCAAAACCCGGCCCGCCCGGTGCGCACCGCAGCGGCGCGGCGGCCACAGCCGACACCTGCCCCAAACCGTCCGACCTCGCCCCCCGGCGACACGCCCGCGACGAGGCCGGCACGCCGGCCGCCATGCCGCGCACCCAGCGTCGTCCGCACGGGAAGAACCAGGACGGCGGCAAGAACGACGCGGCGGGCGCGCGCCTGCGCACCGTGCGGGAGACGTCCGCGGGCGGTCTGGTCCTGACCAACCTCGACGAGCCCTTCGAGCAGCTCAAAGCCGTGCTCATCGGGCGCATCGACCGGCGCGGCCGGATGATGTGGTCGCTGCCCAAGGGGCATATCGAGACCGGGGAGACCGCCGAGCAGACCGCGATCCGCGAGATCGCCGAGGAGACCGGCGTGACCGGCGCCGTGGTGGCCCCGCTCGGGAAGATCGACTACTGGTTCGTCAGCGAGGGCCGTCGCATCCACAAGACGGTGCACCACTTCCTGCTGCGGTACACCGGGGGAGAGCTCTCCGATGCGGACTACGAAGTCAGTGCCGTGGCGTGGGTGCCGTTGACCGAATTGCCACGTCGTCTCACGTACTCTGACGAGCGACGACTCGCCCGGGCCGCCGAAGGTGTGATCGCCGAACTGTGCAGCGATCCCGCCCGACTCGCCCAGTCCGAGGCCGAGGCCAACCGGACCGAACCGAACGACTATGAGAAGGCCGCCGCCGCCCGCAACCAGCGCCGCAACGAGCCGCCGCAGGCGAAGCCGCGACGGCGACGTCGCCGACCGCGGCGATCGGGAGCGGGCAGTCGTACCGACGGTGCGAGCTGA
- a CDS encoding DUF6049 family protein, with the protein MRRPLLVLAALVGTVLLIALVTAVPSATGPARAVEPEYAELALTELTPSTVTSSSGSVVHVRGHLTNTFDRPLSDLRIRLRVGGQVKTAVALRTSLMGDTPFPVTTPPHRVSERLDPGRTADFDLEVPLSGENGLHIDTTGVFPLQIDAVGVPESGGAVQVAVSRTLLPVLSLPADAERAAGYLDPGYTGTDTRLGQDGSLAPDDSSPAALTMIWPLADTPQLAPGILGGKTEPVRLLSDRLAGSLAPNGRLDVQLAALERLASDGDGDDRVRTSLCVAVDPDLLVTVHAMTLGYDVTKDPDDPRGAVTRGTGRAAARAWLSRLSAVAQHLCVTALPFAQAGLDSLHTIDDAGLTSTALTSASDVVDSILGVTSLRGVTLPATGTLTDSGRALLDDNGIHTAAIASSSVEPQVPAPSGRYRSGAVALQTYDAPITAALGAAGDTTVVPSIMPGWQQPDLSHESPVSRRQTAVAALAFPMLTVPHTEAGESAPVTGRSAFIMPPTYWSPTADDATALVDAVELLLASGTAHEESLRDVVGQLPDATGRAPLVTPGDVDPVVAQGFPISAADAGQVRANLELSSQLQASLVGSRDTVTTPQAYLAPLGEDALRAVSVPEAQTLDQARGLRSTRIGAVGSTLTRMRQSVALLDPGGRYTLASERSPLLLVVRNDLALPMRVRMNIDAPAVLNVGDVGVQEIPPMGTRQIQIPTHASTSERATVKIALVTSTGVPLNEPITLSIFSNAYGKPLFWITIGAGIALVLLTARRLWHRFRGEPDPADEDRPEPDADELRLAATPYEERLEVAREEHVEPPQPPDREDS; encoded by the coding sequence ATGCGGCGGCCACTCCTCGTGCTCGCCGCGCTCGTCGGGACCGTGCTGCTGATCGCCCTGGTGACAGCGGTGCCGTCGGCCACCGGGCCGGCCCGCGCCGTCGAGCCCGAATACGCGGAGCTGGCGCTCACCGAACTGACCCCGTCGACCGTGACCAGTTCCAGCGGCTCGGTGGTGCACGTGCGCGGCCACCTCACCAACACCTTCGACCGGCCGCTCAGCGACCTGCGCATCCGGTTGCGGGTCGGCGGACAGGTGAAGACCGCGGTCGCGCTGCGCACCTCCCTGATGGGCGACACGCCGTTCCCCGTCACGACGCCGCCGCACCGGGTCAGCGAGCGGCTCGATCCCGGCCGCACCGCCGACTTCGACCTCGAGGTCCCGCTCAGCGGCGAGAACGGCCTGCACATCGACACCACCGGTGTGTTCCCGCTGCAGATCGACGCCGTCGGCGTCCCCGAGTCCGGCGGTGCGGTCCAGGTCGCCGTCTCCCGCACCCTGCTGCCGGTGCTGTCCCTGCCCGCCGATGCCGAACGCGCGGCCGGCTACCTCGATCCGGGCTACACCGGCACCGATACCCGCCTCGGCCAGGACGGCTCCCTCGCCCCGGACGACTCGTCGCCGGCCGCGCTGACCATGATCTGGCCTCTCGCCGACACCCCGCAGCTCGCCCCCGGCATCCTGGGCGGCAAGACCGAACCCGTCCGGCTGCTCAGCGACCGGCTCGCCGGCTCGCTCGCGCCGAACGGGCGGCTCGACGTCCAGCTCGCTGCCCTGGAACGACTCGCCTCCGACGGCGACGGCGACGACCGGGTCCGCACCAGCCTGTGCGTGGCGGTCGATCCCGATCTGCTGGTCACCGTGCACGCCATGACCCTCGGGTACGACGTCACCAAGGATCCGGACGATCCGCGCGGTGCCGTCACCCGTGGCACCGGCCGGGCCGCCGCCCGCGCCTGGCTGTCCCGGCTGAGTGCTGTCGCCCAGCATCTGTGCGTCACCGCGCTGCCGTTCGCGCAGGCCGGACTGGATTCGCTGCACACCATCGACGACGCCGGACTCACCTCGACCGCGCTCACCAGCGCGTCGGACGTCGTCGACAGCATCCTCGGGGTCACGTCGCTGCGCGGAGTGACCCTGCCCGCGACGGGCACCCTGACCGATTCCGGCCGGGCACTGCTCGACGACAACGGCATCCACACCGCGGCGATCGCGTCGTCGTCGGTGGAACCGCAGGTCCCGGCGCCGTCGGGCCGCTACCGCTCGGGGGCGGTCGCCCTGCAGACCTACGACGCGCCGATCACCGCGGCGCTGGGCGCCGCCGGAGACACCACGGTGGTGCCGTCGATCATGCCGGGCTGGCAGCAGCCGGATCTGAGTCACGAATCGCCGGTCAGCCGCCGGCAGACCGCCGTCGCCGCGCTGGCCTTCCCGATGCTGACCGTCCCGCACACCGAAGCGGGCGAGTCGGCGCCGGTCACCGGGCGCAGCGCGTTCATCATGCCGCCGACCTACTGGTCGCCGACCGCGGATGACGCGACGGCCCTGGTCGACGCCGTCGAGCTGCTCCTCGCCTCCGGCACCGCCCACGAGGAGTCGTTGCGCGATGTGGTCGGACAGCTCCCGGACGCCACAGGGCGCGCCCCGCTCGTCACCCCGGGTGATGTGGACCCCGTCGTCGCGCAGGGCTTCCCGATCTCGGCCGCCGACGCCGGCCAGGTCCGCGCGAATCTGGAACTCTCCTCGCAGCTTCAGGCGTCTCTGGTCGGCTCGCGCGACACGGTGACGACCCCCCAGGCCTACCTCGCACCGCTCGGCGAGGATGCGCTGCGCGCGGTCAGCGTCCCCGAGGCACAGACCCTCGACCAGGCGCGCGGCCTGCGGTCGACGCGGATCGGCGCGGTCGGCTCCACCCTGACCAGGATGCGGCAGTCGGTGGCACTGCTCGATCCGGGCGGCCGCTACACGCTCGCCTCCGAACGCAGCCCGCTGCTGCTGGTCGTCCGCAACGACCTCGCCCTGCCGATGCGCGTCCGGATGAACATCGACGCCCCGGCGGTACTGAACGTCGGCGACGTCGGAGTGCAGGAGATCCCGCCGATGGGGACCCGGCAGATCCAGATTCCGACGCACGCCTCCACCTCCGAGCGGGCCACGGTGAAGATCGCCCTGGTCACCTCGACCGGCGTCCCGCTGAACGAGCCGATCACGCTGTCGATCTTCTCGAACGCCTACGGCAAACCGCTCTTCTGGATCACCATCGGCGCGGGAATCGCCCTGGTGCTGCTCACCGCACGGCGGCTGTGGCACCGCTTCCGCGGCGAACCCGACCCCGCCGACGAGGATCGGCCGGAACCGGACGCCGACGAGTTACGGCTCGCCGCGACCCCGTACGAGGAGCGTCTGGAAGTGGCCCGCGAAGAGCACGTCGAACCACCCCAACCGCCGGACCGGGAGGACTCATGA